GCGgccttcctctttctcttttttgcgGTTgatcaatgtttttattttgattgcgCGTGATTACGTATATGCGACTCAGTGCGTCAACATTTGTATTCCTTTTGCCTTctttatattcaattttatatgtattgtaacgagattttccccgcgagggtacgattcgtcccttctcggctcacccgtctcgtctTCTCACACGACTCTCCGGCTACGAGAgtgaactgggcgccaggtacgaagtaccgccgattactagactttttattttattcacccTCAACGATGGTAACGCCAAAAAGATCATAATACTCAGAGTGCGcgagagacacgagtgaccgaggacggtccggctactcaggtCCAATTGAGATACAGAAGATAGAGATCCTTGGGGAAAGTAGCAATCCGCGGTACGCAGAAAAATAGTCGACACAGAGTTTAggattcaacaaaatatttacaatttatTCATAATTTATGGAAGGCACAGAATTTACAAGCAAACACAAGTGATTGAGCGTCATCAtcgattttgaataaaataacaacCGCACGATCCGATTGACAGAAACGATAAGGCCTGAATTCaaacaatataataaaatcggcGAGTAAAGAATTTCAGAGGTAAAAACAGAAGTTATTGGCCGTTTCGCCTATTCGCCCGCCCAGATAATAGCTAATCGACACCAACGACTGGAGTGTCTTAGGTAAAGCGTCAGTAAAAGGTAATCGGTAGCAAGTACCGTAGGTAATGCGCAGGTAAAGAtcatcagccgcgagggctggaggtacgattaatcagccGCAAAGGCTgtaggtaaagcgcaggtaCAGTTAATCAGTTGCAAGGACTGCAGGTAAAATTAATCAGCCGCAAAGGCTGTAGGTAACAGGTAATACGAACGGCCAGGCAATAAGAGAATGAGATGACGCTCAATCACTTGTGTttgatttctcatttttattttcagtcatACTCGGCTGATTATCAAGTCTCGGTTTCTCGGTAAGTCCGTTCTGTATCTCCCTGAGTGGTTTGTCGTGTGGAGCATTTAGTTtttcggaatatagttccAAGTTTAGTTTTCTTTATGTGGCATTTCGAGAGATCCATGCGTCGAAGTATcgtgcgagattgcggccgttACTTCCCGGATCTCGAATAATTTGTGTAACGCTCAACTCGGCAAATCAGCTCGTTATTAGTTTGGTTCATTATTTCGTGCATTAATTCCGAAAAATTAATCATGGATAATCCCTTGAGTTTCGCTGTATAACGCGCTGAGAATAACGCGCAATATCTTTCGTGTacctttgtctctctctccctgcacgtgccgagggctctagcgagcgcgcccggtggcgcgatgttttcgtgctatctctctcactcttgtTGTCGCGCTACGGGCTATACGGCGGTTAGGAActtctttgtttttcaatatttttgttcgttcctTTTGTATCGCGTATTATTACTTGTTCTCAGTTTAACTGGTCTTTCCcatattatattttcgtactACACAAACGTTTAATTATATCATCGCTCATTCTTTTATTGCCTGGCCGTTCGTATTACCTGTTGCGCGTTATTCTCAGCGCGTTATACAGTGAAACTCAAGGGATTATCCATGATTAATTTTTCGGAATTAATGCACGAAATAATGAACCAAACTAATAACGAGCTGATTTGCCGAGTTGAGCGTTACACAAATTATTCGAGATCCGGGAAGTaacggccgcaatctcgcacgATACTTCGACGCATGGATCTCTCGAAATGCCACATAAAGAAAACTAAACTTggaactatattccgaaaAACTAAATGCTCCACACGACAAACCACTCAGGGAGATACAGAACGGACTTACCGAGAAATCCAGCTCGCCGCACGCAGGTAAAGGCTAGACGATAACCCTTGACGCTGACTCGCCGGTACGGTGCTCGAAACGagactaattgtgcgtgcgagcggtcctcggtgTTCGGCGCTCTCCCCACCACTCGGACCCAGCACCGCAGCGCTTACACGCCGGGCGCGAACTAGCGTTCGGCCTCCCAACTCGCGCATTCGCGGTAATTTCAAAAGATGAAGCGCGCACAGAAATTACTTTCTGAACCGCTTTTATGTTACGCTCCATTGCCTGATTTCCTTCGCTGTTCTCGCCTATCCCGCTCACGCTAAACGCTCCTCCCGACTAAAAGGCTGTGAtccgagtgcctttcctcttggggatccggcgggcatctctgaaaaggcagaggggaggcctccctcatgactccAGACGTCATGAAATCACGGTGGGCACACGacgataagccaccaggcaatGCAGCACCTCTCCTCCAGGAAATTCCCCCGAACCCCACCGACCGAGGCGCCATATTGCCcggaccgtggcacccgaatttacagctgtgcggacggtgcaactctcggttgctatggcgggagaggcacgggcggcgtcCAACGGATGGCCcatgccagcgtgtcctctcagccgtccgTAGGTCGAGAGTGATGTTCGGAGCTCAAAGACGGAGTGAGAAGAGTGATTCCCGTGAGCGAGATCGGGTTGAACAGCAGGATAGAGTGGATGGAATAAATTATCGGTACCCGAGGCCCAATGTGGTGGAGGCAGGGCCAAATCTCCAAAACTAAATCAGATTTCTGTAATATTATAATCAAGGTAACTTCAAATGAAACTCacaaaatctctctctcttccctgcACATGCAGAGACTAGATAAACAAAGTAATTGTCGCATTACAGGTAACACGGGTGAATTCTTAGAATAAAGCGTAATATAACGTAAGTTGAGTCTCGCTCCGAACATCGTCCGACGAGTCAAAGAGGCGTCAAAATGGCcataaacccggtccactggtcgacatgATTCATACGAGTGGCGGGACAAAATGTCACAGTATATTCTTCCAATTTTATTCTCTACCGCATTAATCTGGAGCCTGGATCTTTTACGTTGAACAACCAGGTGAGGGGTTGGTGATCGGTAACGATAGTGAATTTCGTTCCATAAATGTACGGGCGAAACTGATTTACAGTCCAAACTATTTCCAGCATTTCCTTTTCCGTTGCTGAGTAGTTTCTTTCCGCTTTGTTTAGCGTTCTGCTCGCATAACAAATTGGTAAATCTTCCCCTACTTTTCCCTGCGATAGGATAGCTCCGATCGCCTTGTCCGATGCGTCGGTGGTGACGACGAACGACTTCGTGGAGTCGGGATATTGAAGTATTGGTGCGGTGCTGAGTGTTTCTTTTAATGTCTCGAACGCTGTCTGCGTATGCTCGTTCTACTCGAATTTTCTGTCCTTTTTTATCAGCTCTGTTAATGGTTTTGCGAGTTTGCAAAAGTCCTGAATAAATTTCCTATAATATCCTGCGAGTCCCAGGAATGATTGGActtcttcaacattttttggcgaaagaaaattttttacagccTTCATTTTTTCCGGATCGGGTTTCACTCCCACTTCTGTGATGATGTGACCCAAATATTGCGTttcttttctcagaaattggcATTTTTTCGGTTGTACTTATAATTGAGCTTCTCTTAGTCTGTTGAAGACTTCTTGTAGTCTTTCGTTATGTTCCTTGAAACTTGATCCGTGTATTACGATATCGTCCAGGTAAACGTAACATTTGAGACCCTGAAGCCCTGCCAAAACAGCATCCATCAATCTTTGGAAAGTCGGTGGTACGTTTTTTAATCCGAAAGGCATTCGATTGTATTCGTAGTGGCCCAACGTAGTTGAAAAGGATTTCTGTTTTATTGGGCAGAGGGTAAGAATCTCCCTCGGTGacctcgttcaattttctgaaGTCGACGACGGCTCTCTTCTTGACGTTACCTTGAGCGTCTGCTTTTTTAGGAACGACCAGTAGTGGCGCGTTCCACGGACTTCTGCTTGGCCTAATAATTTCAGCTTTCAGCATTTCCTGCGTCTGAGTCGTCGCTTCTTGCTTGTGATTCTCGGGCAATCTGTACGGTTGGATATTGACTGGTACGGTGTCCTTTTTTGTATAGATGCGATGTTCCACGAGGCTCGTATTTCCCAGAGTTTCTCCTTCTAGGTGGAATATGTCCCCATATTCCTTGCAGAATTCtcagagaaatttttcctcttcctcgtTGAGATGTGAATGTTCTCCgatttatttcataatttcttcgactctttttcctttttcttcggcGTTGGTAACATAGATTCCTTCCTTGGCTGGACCGTTCGCCGTTTCACCtgttttcgtttgattttgtCCTTGGTTGCTTTctatttcttcgatttcaACCGTCGGTCTTTCGATCGAGACTTCCTTGTCTAACGTGTTTAGAAAAGAGATGGGGAGAAtcatacttttttcgtgaaccgTCCCTTGTCCtatttttgttcctttttcaatttctctggCTGCTACGCATCCGATTGccagtttttttgctttcacgtAGTGAATACTGTCGGAacgggaggggggggggggggaattttaatttctccgaACCGTTCACCAAAGGCTCGACGTGACCATATATTTTGATTATGCGGCAACCCAATATATCGACCttgtgttttttcatgaaatcgagTCCCAGGATTCCATCTGTTTTGATTGGAACGTCGTtgtcgacgacgaaaaaaccatgaagaatgTTGACGGCGGGCGTTTCGATTTCGAGTATGACTTTACACAGGGCGTGAAAGGCTTTTCCTCCGACGCTAACCAGTTCGACGGTTTCATCATTGTCATGTTGAATTTCTTCCACTCCTGCTCCAGTCGTATTTTGGATTGAATCTTGACGTAGATCGGTCTGCCTTGGATGCGATGATCGGTGATCGAACGTCCATTCgatttatcgacttttctagaattatcggtcctcttcagcaatttgaattccttccgtttgactatcgtagacgtgtcgggtttctcgagttgtggctatcccaccgctgccaccaatgttgtgtccgcgaaaaCCGTCGCGAAgagacgagttatcaaggacgagtatttaagggatttgggccaaaagagctgaactccaactccatacttttacaacaagttaacccTTTCagtcatacattttttatctgcaccgatttcgatgaaaattggtactcggtggttttcggggtcgctgattacgaatctggcattagattttcaaaattcaaaatggcggatccaatatggcggacgtgAAATTCCAAATACTTATTAATTCTTCTAAAACTTTGTACTcaggggttttcggggtcgctgattacgaatctggcattagattttcaaaattcaaaatggcggatccaatatggcggacgtgAAATTCCAAATACTTATTAATTCTTCTAAAACTTTGTACTcaggggttttcggggtcgctgattacgaatctggcattagattttcaaaattcaaaatggcggatccaatatggcggacgtcAAGTTTTATATATCTTTCTGCTCAATATTTTTGCCTGAATTCAGTCATTTGGGGGACTTTGGAATAGCTGATCACGAATCTGAAGTCATAACTTTATAATTTCTACATCCAAGATGGCAAATGCTATCTTATCTTTCTTTGTATATATTCGTGTCTCTCTCTTAGCGCTACCCGGAACTAACGACAAGGACGTGGAGAGCATCTAGTTccacttttttgtttgtttttttctgattttttttgtttttttcctgttttttgtatttttttcttttatttttcatgttttaaaaatttttttgtgttttttcttttgtttttttgtgtttttttaatgttttttccttctacttgtttttttttcaatatctctaTTTATGATAGTCagcaaaacaatttttgacattattgaggCATAAGGGTACTTTACATATTGTACACTTCCAGTGCGATCTTTGTTCCACGTTTTTAGTGCTACAATGAGCACAACGTTTTCGGTTGGAATCATACAGCGGCATATGTTTCGATTCGGCCTgtcttttatttattgatacTTGTGGTTTACGTCCGCCGCGCGCCTGGGGTTTTGAATGTCTGCCTTTCTTACATTCAATGGATGCCCCAACCAATGCATTTACTAGGCCTAACCTGAAAGTTTTGAGATTTAGATTATCTCTATTCCCCTGTTCTATATAAAGTATATACGCGTTCACAACAGCAGTATCCATAAGGTGCCAAAAAATCCGCTGCCACcactttttcgattttctgtCTCTCGCGTAAGTCGATTTCAACTGGTCTGCATTGTCAACATAGCCCATATGctggttataatctcgaacaATTTTTGAGCATCTGATGCTTGTCGAAGAACcatctttttcctttctttttacaGTTACCATTTCAAGTGGGTCGTGAAAATTCGATAGAAAGTAAACAGCTTTCTTATCCATCCATTTTAACCACACAAGACCATCAGGAGAAGTTTTGTATTCGCAGTCTCCTCTCTTCATGTCTTTGTCAGGTTTATGATTCTTCGGCAGATCTTTTCGATCTTTCCTGACAGTTCCACaggcaaatattttttcttgtttcaggGACGTCAAGAGATTCACactagtaaaaaaattatcgaaataaacgCGATCATTACCCCCTACGATTTCTCGAGTCAAATCGATTACAACTCGCCCACCCAAATTGGTCTCTGGTGTTTTACCTACTTTACCCGTATACACTTGAAATTCACAGACATAAGCTGTCTGATCGGCTCGGACCCATATTTTGAACCCACGTTTTATTGGTTTCATTGGATTGTACTGTTTCATACTACTCCTTCCTTTGAACTTGACTATCGGTTCATCTATACTTTGATTCTTGTTGGGCTTGAAGCAGTTTTTGAACGTTTCATTCAGGCATGTTATCATTGGACGGATTTTGTATAATTTATCGTAACAAGGATCTCCCTTGCGTGGTTCTTTATCATTGTCATTGATATGTAGATGATTCatgatgaaggaaaaacgatTGAACGTCATTATAGAACTGATATATTGATCGTTCAGTTGAGGATTTCTCGACCAGTAATCTCTGAAAGATGGAAGTTTTTTTACACCCATCAGGATATTTATGCCTAGAAtatttaatatgttttgttatTAAACTTTCCTTTCTAATCTACTGAGTGATATAGAGATTACTGTGAACAAGTATATGTTCCAAAAAATCTTCTGCaaataaacagaaaaataaGTCGAGCGGCGAAGTTGCCTGATCTGGAACATTGGGACCACATTCCTTTGAAAATGGTTCATCAGATCGGTGTTTAAATTTAGTTTCCCATTTgccgtccattttttttaccctttcGAATAAAGGTATATCTTCAAAATCATACAAACTTTCGTCACATTCAGATCCAATACTGGAATTGAGGGTATTGCTCAGAATCGATTCATTTGAATCTGAGTTCTCGTCTGATCCATAACTGTCATCATATGACTCATCACTTGAAATTTGGTCagacttttccattttttttttacatacgcGACTATTTTTTCGATCTAGGTTTGTCTCACATAAACATTCGAATACTTATATGCGTAAGGATTTTGATGgacaaagaatatttttttctacgaaGAATGATTTCCCCATaagaatatgagaaaaattAGCTTCagattattatatatataacaAAAGGCAGGTGCACATGGACTTTAGAATGCCGTTTGCTTTTTGGAGTTTAAAATGCCCAAAGTGACCCCGTCGACTAAAGGAGTAATATCGCTATACACATCGATCAGTGCAAAGTGTAGGTAGATAAAGAGGTATAGATGAAAAGCACGCACGCACATATATGTACATGTATAATAtcacttcatatatatatatatatatgaagtgtATATCAATGATAAGGAACCATGGATTTTAATTATCTCAAATTTCATCTCAAATTAACTGAAATAGTTATTTATAATGTACATTTGAAGGAATATTCGTGATAAAGTAGAATTTTatgcgattaaaatttttgttgtcaAACTGCCCAATTCGATCGATTGTAgcggatccgccattttgaattttcaaaatctgaCCTCATATTCGTGATCAGCGACTCAAAAAACCCCTATATACGTATTTTCAGAGGCTTTGGTTCAATATTAGAGCTCTGAAGTGATTTTTTACGAGGTGGGACCGTAGCGGTCCCACCATGACTGAAAGGGTTAACACTAAGTTTTTGCTTATGCATGCGCGGTAAGACTCTCAGCATGCGAAAACTTCACAtctcaacaattggaaataTATATTCACAAGGTTTGCAATAATCTGCCGCGATTAGCAACTCAAGATAGACTTCGGTGAACATATTGTACATAAATCGAAATATTGTTCTTTTTAATAGCACATCTCAAATTTGTGTCATCCTCAGATCGTTGGTCAAATTGACTGGAAATGAGCATCCATTTTTGATATACATAGTTATAGAAACACCCAGGCAGCGACTGGTTCTGAGCAGTTGAATGTTTGACCGCCAGAGGTCAGGGTGGCACTTGTGAGTTCCCAATATCGATGTTTACATAAGACTATACATACATTAACACTGCAATCTCCTTACTCACACTCCGTACTTATTTTCGCCAATCATTCTTATgcatttgatattttattataattggACTTAGCTTTTATATCGATAGCTTGAGCTGTTGTTTGATAATCCAAGATCGAACGGATTGCCTCCTTTCGCGTTAATTAGCACCAACACGGATCCTTATGAGACGAAGAGAAGCCGTTGTTGGCTCCTCTTTCTCCTGGAGTTCCGCTGACATTGGCCCTTTGTTGTTAAGTCTGGGAGCGAGTATGGAGACTTTCAGAGAACTCGTCCTTTTTTGGTAAACCAGCTCGGCGATTATAAGGGATGGTATAGCAAAACTTATCTTTTCTGGGGCTAGATATTGTAACGAGCTTGTCAACAAATGCGATATTTATCTCTCGCGCATGATCAATTGATTAATACTAGCGGTCCTCGCCAATCGTCACGAGAAATCATCCTCGTTCGTTCCGGCGCCGTCGATAGAACAACACCTCCGATATCGTTCATCTCAATATTCCAACAAATATTACAAGGACGTCCTACATAATTCGCATCATCGGTGTGGCCACCCGAATTAATAACTTCGTTGCTTTGAGAGCTGTGAGGAAGCCCTGGAACGCATGAAAGAGTCAACGAGGGAGACACCGCTAATTATCGAGATAAGcgacacgtttttttttgtcatcgatGCATTTGTCAGACACGACCTATCAAACTATTGAATGTGTGAGTGTGTACGTGAGAATGAGATGGATTGAACGAATGATCCGCATGAAGTCCAGGAATGATTAATTTTCgtgtaaaataaaatgtcaATTCTCGAATCTAAGTGTCTTTGAAAGAAgtgaaacgaaataaaataataatttgttaCATTTTGCctcgccactcgtacgaatggTGTcaaccagtggaccgggtttacggcctaTTTTTGACGActtttcgactcgtcgggtgttggtcggaaCGGGACTCATCATTGCGTAAATATAATTTTAGATTCGAAAAACCGCCTACATTTCCAATTTGAGAGATTTTATAGTTATCTTCAGCTACCTATTACCTACGtggcagaaagagagagaatttcgttgtctattttGAGGAGTTtaatttgatgtttatttggagtaaaaatttcgatgtcgatttGGGATATTCGGTATCGCCTCCGCCGCTTGGTTTCGCGAACCGTCTTTTATTATAACGATGCCTTGGCTGTTGCTCGACCCGATCTCGTTTGCAAGAACCGCCATACCACACCGTCTTCGAGTAACGAGTATCATTCTCGACCAGcggacggctgagaggacacgctggcatagaccattcgttgaacgccgcccgtacCTCTCCCGCTgtagcaaccgagagttgcaCTGTCCgctacaccgtaaattcgggtgccacggtccgtgcgATCCGGCGCCTCATCAGATGGGATTCGGGGGAGTTTTCTGAGGTCGAGGTGTTGTTATTGCCTGATGGCTTATTGTCGTTGGCCCACCATGACTTCTAGACATCCGaagtcatgagggaggcctcccttcGGCCTttcagagctgcccgccggatctccaagaggaaaggcactcgaatTGCGGTAATCCAATTGggaggagtgtttcgagtgaaCGGGAAAGGTGAGAGCAACAGGAAGGTAAGTTATCGACGCGTCGTGCTTCCTAATTTGAATTACCGCGAAAGCGTGGTCTACGAGCCCGCGCTCTAGTTCACGCCTAGCGGCCGAGATAGGATAAACCGAGTTTAGTCATTcatattttctaattattttattttctcactcACCCGCTTCATCAATCTCTTTCATCTATATACTATCTCAGAGATATATTTCTTTCATCaaaccattaattttgaatagtatATTCGATCAATCGTaccttccctctctctctctctcggtgaGTACTGCTTGTTGCACGTTTCTTACTGCTGTCGGTTTTTGGATTTTTACTGCTGGAAAACTGCCTTCGGGCGTTTTGTTTCAGATTGAGAGCACGCACAGTATTGCTTTGCACCTTTATTGCTATCTGCCTCTTTCGAGTTTGGTGCAAATGCAacttattttcgaattttctacACCAAATTTTTGACGGGAAGACAACATAACCTCGAAAACATTTCGGTGCATGCGCCGTGGAATCTCACGCACGACTCTCTACTACCAAGCCACTTTATACATCGTACTTACACACTATCTCTGGTTTATATTCATCTGCGCATGTGCCTCTGTTGCTGGCTGAGATTGTTGCCTGCGCATGCCCAATCGATCATCGTCGGAAACCCACGAGTGAAACACCTTTGGTGCTTGGAACGGTGCTCCACTTGTGTCTGTTTCTCTCCCACACAGTGCTGCTTGATCCACATTTACTGCCACGCATCTCACCTACGTGTCTTACATCGCTTGTGCTTGTGGTTGCTGAGGTGACACTTATACTGTGACACTTACACCGGTTCCGTTCGTATTATTTACCATTTGTCTAGCTGTTATTCTAAGCTTtatcgctacaaattatcatAATGTCGTCTTGCGCTTCTTGTAAACGACCCCCTAAGAGAGGTGAATCTATTTTAAGTTGTACTAGTGATTGCGAGGAAAGTTACCATTTGGATTGTGCCGTTAGCAAATTTAGTTTGAACCGTAAGGACTATGTCGATAAATCAGTTTTCCGTTGCGATAGTTGTTCTATGCAGAGATCCCTATTAACAACTCGCACGCCTATAGCCTCGCCGTCGAGCGTTGCATCTAATCTCAGTCAAATTTGTGACTCTACAAAGCTTGATACACTACTTAATCAAATGCAGATCCTTACTACCACGATGAACAATCAATTTGCGATCTTAACCTCAACAATATCGGGTCTTGCGCAAGGTATGGACGAACTGACTGCAAAAGTTTCAAGTCTTGATGCGTCccaaaatgaaattattatgaaatttaCTGAGTTAAGTGACAAAGTTACTCATGATAATGCATTGTATGACACCAAATTGAACAGTCTCTCTGCACGGCTCACAAACTTAGAAATGCAGCCATATCAGGCTGAGATTACGATTTCTGGTATTCCTAGTGATATTTGTGATGAACCTAAAACTATTGTGGGCAAAGTTCTTACAGCTTTAGACATTCCAGAACTTGTTTCAGATGTTCTTCATGTTAAAAATTTGCCAGTTAAAACTAACCTGCCCAGATCTGCTAACTCCACTGCTGGAGAAATAATTCAACTAGGTCCGACATTTACAACTTATCTGGTTGCTTTGAAATCACCTCTGACTCGTGATCATATACTTAAGACAAGAAAGATTAAGAGGCAATTAACAGTCAGTGAGGTCTTTAATTCTCCACTAAATGGTCAAATTTACATCAATGACCAGTTAACTGCTCATATGTACAATCTACGGAAACGTGCTA
This sequence is a window from Venturia canescens isolate UGA chromosome 8, ASM1945775v1, whole genome shotgun sequence. Protein-coding genes within it:
- the LOC122415455 gene encoding piggyBac transposable element-derived protein 4-like; its protein translation is MGVKKLPSFRDYWSRNPQLNDQYISSIMTFNRFSFIMNHLHINDNDKEPRKGDPCYDKLYKIRPMITCLNETFKNCFKPNKNQSIDEPIVKFKGRSSMKQYNPMKPIKRGFKIWVRADQTAYVCEFQVYTGKVGKTPETNLGGRVVIDLTREIVGGNDRVYFDNFFTSVNLLTSLKQEKIFACGTVRKDRKDLPKNHKPDKDMKRGDCEYKTSPDGLVWLKWMDKKAVYFLSNFHDPLEMVTVKRKEKDGSSTSIRCSKIVRDYNQHMGYVDNADQLKSTYARDRKSKKWWQRIFWHLMDTAVVNAYILYIEQGNRDNLNLKTFRLGLVNALVGASIECKKGRHSKPQARGGRKPQVSINKRQAESKHMPLYDSNRKRCAHCSTKNVEQRSHWKCTICKVPLCLNNVKNCFADYHK